One Cryptosporangium aurantiacum DNA window includes the following coding sequences:
- a CDS encoding aldehyde dehydrogenase family protein, whose product MTSLGERLLIDGELVAAGSGRTFDNINPATEEVIGAAPDADATDVEKAIGAARRAFDTTSWSTDVEFRRHCLIQLRDALRNNVEELRSIVVAESGSPVALTGAIQLEGPIGFIDHYIDLLGSYEFERPLPEKEFYGAATSRVVRREAAGVVAAITPWNYPFYLNIAKTAAALAAGCTVVLKPAPDTPFSALALGKIAAEHTDIPAGVLNVVSTSDNSVAQILATHPDVDHVTLTGSTGTGRKVMAAASETIKRVTLELGGKSAAILLDDADFSQILPGLAMGIVVHAGQGCAVQSRLLVPRNKLDETVEQLAAVMAQMPWGDPTDPGNLMGPVINAAQRDKVLGYYEAAARDGRIALGGKPQDRFERGYYVEPTLITGVDPKSAVAQDEIFGPAMVVLPFDDDEDALRIADSTIFGLSGAVHSADFERAMGLARRMRSGTVGVNGGNWFDVQSPFGGYKQSGLGREWGTEGLEDFLEVKTIAWPTAAAR is encoded by the coding sequence ATGACATCGCTTGGTGAACGCCTTCTCATCGACGGCGAGCTCGTCGCCGCCGGGAGCGGCCGCACATTCGACAACATCAACCCGGCCACCGAGGAGGTCATCGGCGCCGCCCCCGACGCCGACGCCACCGACGTCGAGAAGGCCATCGGTGCCGCGCGCCGGGCGTTCGACACGACGTCCTGGTCGACCGATGTCGAGTTCCGCCGGCACTGCCTCATCCAGCTGCGCGACGCCCTGCGGAACAACGTCGAGGAGCTGCGGAGCATCGTCGTCGCCGAGTCGGGCAGCCCGGTCGCGCTGACCGGCGCGATCCAGCTCGAGGGCCCGATCGGTTTCATCGACCACTACATCGACCTGCTCGGCAGCTACGAGTTCGAGCGTCCGCTGCCGGAGAAGGAGTTCTACGGCGCGGCGACCAGCCGGGTCGTCCGCCGCGAGGCCGCCGGTGTGGTCGCCGCGATCACGCCCTGGAACTACCCGTTCTACCTGAACATCGCCAAGACCGCCGCCGCGCTCGCGGCCGGCTGCACGGTCGTGCTCAAGCCAGCTCCGGACACGCCGTTCAGCGCGCTGGCCCTCGGCAAGATCGCCGCCGAGCACACCGACATCCCGGCCGGCGTGCTCAACGTGGTGTCCACGAGCGACAACAGCGTCGCGCAGATCCTCGCCACCCACCCGGACGTCGACCACGTCACGCTGACCGGCTCGACCGGCACCGGCCGCAAGGTCATGGCGGCCGCCTCCGAGACGATCAAGCGGGTCACGCTGGAGCTCGGTGGCAAGTCCGCCGCGATCCTGCTGGACGACGCCGACTTCTCGCAGATCCTGCCCGGCCTGGCGATGGGCATCGTCGTGCACGCCGGCCAGGGGTGCGCGGTGCAGAGCCGGCTGCTCGTGCCGCGGAACAAGCTCGACGAGACCGTCGAGCAGCTGGCCGCGGTCATGGCGCAGATGCCGTGGGGCGACCCCACCGACCCGGGCAACCTGATGGGGCCGGTGATCAACGCCGCGCAGCGCGACAAGGTGCTCGGGTACTACGAGGCGGCTGCCCGCGACGGCCGGATCGCCCTCGGTGGCAAGCCGCAGGACCGGTTCGAGCGCGGCTACTACGTCGAGCCGACGCTGATCACCGGCGTCGACCCGAAGTCCGCGGTGGCGCAGGACGAGATCTTCGGCCCGGCCATGGTGGTCCTTCCGTTCGACGACGACGAGGACGCGCTGCGCATCGCCGACAGCACGATCTTCGGCCTGTCCGGTGCCGTGCACAGCGCCGACTTCGAGCGTGCGATGGGCCTGGCCCGGCGGATGCGGAGCGGCACGGTCGGGGTCAACGGCGGCAACTGGTTCGACGTCCAGTCGCCGTTCGGCGGTTACAAGCAGAGCGGCCTCGGGCGGGAGTGGGGCACCGAGGGCCTGGAGGACTTCCTCGAGGTCAAGACCATCGCCTGGCCGACCGCGGCCGCGCGCTGA
- a CDS encoding NAD(P)-dependent oxidoreductase, whose protein sequence is MRVGVVGAGRMGRPMVQRLAGAGHEVRVLARSDAAAAALTEDGAVAVRDLGAVAAGAEAVVICVHTDEQVRQVALDDGLIDALPDGALLIVHTTGHPGTADALAERAAGRGIEVLDAPVSGGPHDIAAGRITLLVGGSDEAVARARPALAAYGDPILHVGGRGNGQRVKLINNAVFAANIGLLAAAVDLGAQLGVSEAALLEALPQGSSNSFALSGVARAGSVAGFAAAAGEFIGKDVAVVRQVVADLGGDLGALAAAHQTLAGLLTVPEHARALA, encoded by the coding sequence ATGAGAGTCGGAGTTGTCGGCGCCGGCCGGATGGGCCGGCCGATGGTGCAGCGGCTGGCCGGCGCCGGGCACGAGGTCCGCGTGCTCGCGCGCTCCGACGCCGCCGCCGCGGCGCTCACCGAGGACGGTGCCGTAGCGGTACGCGACCTCGGCGCGGTCGCGGCCGGCGCCGAGGCCGTCGTAATCTGCGTCCACACCGACGAGCAGGTCCGCCAGGTGGCCCTCGACGACGGGCTGATCGACGCGTTGCCGGACGGCGCGCTGCTGATCGTCCACACGACCGGGCACCCGGGCACCGCCGACGCGCTGGCCGAGCGCGCCGCCGGCCGGGGCATCGAGGTGCTGGACGCCCCGGTCAGCGGAGGCCCGCACGACATCGCCGCCGGCCGGATCACGCTGCTGGTCGGCGGCAGCGACGAGGCGGTCGCCCGCGCCCGCCCCGCGCTGGCAGCCTACGGTGACCCGATCCTGCACGTCGGTGGCCGCGGCAACGGCCAGCGGGTCAAGCTGATCAACAACGCCGTGTTCGCGGCCAACATCGGGCTGCTCGCGGCCGCGGTCGACCTCGGTGCCCAGCTCGGCGTCTCCGAGGCGGCATTGCTCGAGGCCTTGCCGCAGGGCAGCTCGAACAGTTTCGCGCTGTCCGGCGTGGCCCGCGCCGGCTCGGTCGCCGGGTTCGCCGCGGCCGCCGGCGAGTTCATCGGCAAGGACGTGGCGGTGGTCCGCCAGGTCGTCGCCGACCTCGGCGGTGACCTCGGTGCGCTCGCCGCCGCCCACCAGACCTTGGCCGGCCTTCTCACGGTTCCCGAGCACGCTCGCGCTCTCGCCTGA